One genomic window of Azospirillaceae bacterium includes the following:
- a CDS encoding AAA family ATPase, whose protein sequence is MNGDRMRELRQALRLSQGGLADLLNARLSRSYDKPKISRWENGKEPIPDDVAAEFQQFASGKPRNARVFVLANQKGGVGKTTSALNLAYALGQSGRRVLLVDMDPQATATVALLADAAVEVYRQGRTMAHVILQNRPLADAILKPGVVETAVPLPFDLAASHIELSETDGRREPGFDAALREAVDTVRAGYDFIVIDAPPNLGMLTWMALAAAQEVLIPVRTEPYDTMGVGLILNTIHKVQRRLNPGLRLAGILPTQFGRRKSVDREVLAHLVTALGEKVPVLEAVPDSAVFGHAARNGRIALEASPTSTAAAVYRKLADCIINDRPLARAVIELTPIENEA, encoded by the coding sequence ATGAACGGCGATCGGATGCGTGAATTGCGCCAGGCCCTGCGCTTGAGCCAGGGTGGCTTGGCGGACCTGCTGAACGCCCGCCTGTCGCGGTCTTATGACAAACCCAAGATCAGCCGCTGGGAAAACGGCAAGGAGCCCATCCCCGATGACGTGGCGGCGGAGTTCCAGCAGTTCGCGTCCGGCAAGCCGCGCAACGCCCGGGTGTTCGTGCTGGCCAACCAGAAGGGCGGCGTGGGCAAGACCACCAGCGCCCTGAACCTGGCCTATGCCCTGGGCCAGTCCGGCCGGCGGGTGCTGCTGGTCGATATGGATCCGCAGGCCACGGCCACGGTGGCCCTGCTGGCCGACGCGGCGGTGGAGGTCTACCGCCAGGGCCGCACCATGGCCCATGTCATCCTACAGAACCGCCCGCTGGCCGATGCCATCCTGAAGCCGGGCGTGGTGGAGACGGCGGTACCCCTGCCCTTCGATCTGGCGGCCAGTCATATCGAACTGTCGGAAACCGACGGCCGGCGTGAGCCGGGTTTCGATGCCGCCCTGCGTGAGGCGGTGGACACGGTGCGCGCCGGTTATGATTTCATCGTCATCGACGCGCCGCCCAACCTGGGCATGCTGACCTGGATGGCCCTGGCGGCGGCGCAGGAGGTGCTGATCCCCGTGCGCACCGAACCCTACGACACCATGGGCGTCGGCCTGATCCTGAACACCATCCACAAGGTGCAGCGCCGCCTGAACCCGGGCCTGCGCCTGGCCGGCATCCTGCCGACCCAGTTCGGACGCCGCAAGTCGGTGGACCGCGAGGTGCTGGCCCACCTGGTGACGGCCTTGGGTGAAAAGGTGCCGGTGCTGGAGGCGGTACCCGACAGCGCCGTGTTCGGCCACGCCGCCCGCAACGGCCGCATCGCGCTGGAGGCATCGCCGACCTCCACCGCCGCCGCGGTTTATCGTAAGCTGGCGGACTGCATCATCAACGACCGGCCGTTGGCCCGGGCCGTGATCGAATTGACCCCCATCGAGAATGAGGCCTGA
- a CDS encoding ParB/RepB/Spo0J family partition protein: MTAKKRPSPILGAASALIDEASESLLTRNSRFHHTIELRIDHITADPDQPRKTFSEEELAGLAASMSEQGQLQPILVRRDPIDRGQWMVVAGERRWRAAQRLGWGFILAIEHSGDPEILALIENLQRVDLTPVEEARGLKRLIEGKGWTQNQAAEALGKTKGEISATLRILSLPNDLLEGVLTSELGLARNALVELSRVDEPAVRDRLIQSARSGTLSVRSIRAAKAQEAAPAVEEGRPSSGISQPGVNLASVERLLSNLRGVRPAALRDADRDRLRALRSAIDDLLSR, translated from the coding sequence ATGACCGCGAAGAAGCGCCCCTCGCCCATCTTGGGTGCGGCCTCCGCCCTGATCGATGAGGCGTCGGAAAGCCTACTGACGCGCAACAGCCGCTTTCATCACACCATAGAACTGCGCATCGACCACATCACCGCCGACCCGGACCAGCCACGCAAGACCTTCTCGGAAGAGGAATTGGCCGGCCTGGCCGCCAGCATGTCGGAACAGGGCCAGCTTCAGCCCATCCTGGTGCGGCGTGATCCCATTGATCGCGGCCAATGGATGGTGGTGGCGGGTGAGCGCCGCTGGCGCGCCGCCCAGCGCCTGGGCTGGGGCTTCATCCTGGCCATCGAGCACAGCGGCGACCCGGAAATCCTGGCGCTGATCGAAAACCTGCAGCGCGTCGACCTGACGCCGGTGGAAGAGGCGCGCGGCCTGAAGCGCCTGATCGAGGGCAAGGGCTGGACCCAGAACCAGGCGGCCGAGGCCCTGGGCAAGACCAAGGGCGAGATCAGCGCCACCCTGCGCATCCTGTCGCTGCCCAACGACCTGCTGGAAGGGGTTCTGACGTCAGAACTGGGCCTGGCGCGCAACGCGCTGGTGGAACTGTCGCGGGTGGATGAACCGGCGGTGCGCGACCGCCTGATCCAGTCGGCGCGGTCCGGCACGCTCAGCGTCCGCTCCATCCGTGCTGCCAAGGCGCAGGAGGCCGCACCGGCGGTGGAAGAGGGGCGGCCGTCCAGCGGCATCAGCCAGCCGGGGGTCAACCTGGCCTCGGTGGAACGGCTGTTGAGCAATCTGCGGGGTGTGCGTCCGGCGGCCTTGCGTGATGCCGACCGCGACCGCCTGCGGGCCCTGCGGTCGGCGATCGACGATCTGCTGTCGCGCTAA
- a CDS encoding pseudoazurin, which translates to MRSLPLALVALLTLAGPAFGAEHVVKMLNKGADGMFVFEPALSKIAPGDKVTFQSVDAGHNVESIPGMLPDGAQPFTSKPSETVTITFDKPGVYGIRCKPHYGMGMVGLIVVGTPTNLDAAKAVPQTGKAKAAFEKLLAAAK; encoded by the coding sequence ATGCGTTCGCTTCCCTTGGCGCTGGTGGCCCTGTTGACCCTGGCCGGGCCCGCCTTCGGTGCCGAGCATGTGGTCAAGATGTTGAACAAGGGCGCCGACGGCATGTTCGTGTTTGAGCCGGCGTTGTCGAAGATCGCCCCGGGCGACAAGGTGACTTTCCAGTCGGTCGATGCCGGCCATAACGTGGAAAGCATCCCCGGCATGCTGCCCGATGGCGCCCAGCCCTTCACCAGCAAGCCGAGCGAGACCGTTACCATCACCTTCGACAAGCCGGGCGTCTACGGCATCCGCTGCAAGCCGCATTACGGCATGGGCATGGTCGGCCTGATCGTGGTGGGCACGCCCACCAACCTGGACGCCGCCAAGGCGGTGCCGCAGACCGGCAAGGCCAAGGCCGCCTTCGAAAAGCTGCTGGCCGCCGCCAAGTAA